Proteins encoded by one window of Mycolicibacterium cosmeticum:
- a CDS encoding TetR/AcrR family transcriptional regulator: MGKRQDARDRIEAQIIEVGRRHLVTDGAAGLSLRAVARELGMVSSAVYRYVASRDDLLTLLLVDAYGELADAVDAAGGGNPGTAAGATAGGGSWAERVVAMAHAARAWAVDQPARWALLYGSPVPGYRAPAEITVEPGTRVIAALIAAIADGIAAGDIPDPKDPLPQPLSRDFQAVRGEYGFPGGDRALLKCFMLWATLVGAISLEVFGQYGPDTLTDARPVFDGQIRLAINALKGN; the protein is encoded by the coding sequence ATGGGGAAACGACAGGACGCGCGCGACCGGATCGAGGCGCAGATCATCGAGGTCGGCCGGCGACACCTGGTCACCGACGGTGCCGCCGGCCTGTCGCTGCGCGCCGTTGCCAGGGAGCTCGGGATGGTGTCCTCGGCGGTGTACCGCTATGTGGCCAGTCGGGACGACCTGCTGACGCTGCTGCTGGTGGACGCGTACGGGGAACTCGCGGACGCGGTCGACGCCGCCGGAGGCGGCAATCCAGGTACCGCCGCCGGTGCTACCGCCGGAGGCGGTTCCTGGGCCGAGCGGGTGGTCGCGATGGCCCATGCCGCGAGGGCGTGGGCGGTCGACCAGCCGGCGCGGTGGGCCCTGCTCTACGGCAGCCCGGTGCCCGGCTACCGCGCGCCCGCCGAGATCACCGTCGAGCCGGGCACCAGGGTGATCGCGGCGCTGATCGCCGCCATCGCCGACGGCATTGCCGCCGGCGATATACCGGATCCGAAAGATCCGCTGCCCCAACCCCTGTCGCGTGATTTCCAGGCGGTGCGCGGCGAGTACGGATTCCCCGGCGGTGATCGCGCGCTGCTCAAGTGCTTCATGCTGTGGGCCACCCTGGTGGGGGCGATCAGCCTGGAGGTCTTCGGTCAGTACGGTCCCGACACCCTGACCGACGCCCGGCCGGTTTTCGACGGCCAGATCCGGCTCGCGATCAACGCCCTGAAAGGAAACTAG
- a CDS encoding VOC family protein, translating into MLSQTPVQIAWVTRDLDATEATLSALLGARRWVRMPAVHFGPDGCTYRGAPADFTADISLSYAGDTQLELIAPVQGASIYTEFLDSNGPGLHHICVAAPDADAFEAALDEAHARGAPVVQRGVMPGGMRFGYVSAADAGVPYLEYAYIPPEIQAFFDHVKQESST; encoded by the coding sequence ATGCTGAGCCAGACACCTGTCCAGATAGCCTGGGTGACGCGCGACCTGGACGCCACCGAAGCGACCCTGTCGGCGCTGCTCGGTGCCCGTCGCTGGGTGCGCATGCCGGCGGTGCACTTCGGGCCCGACGGCTGCACCTACCGCGGTGCGCCCGCGGATTTCACCGCCGACATCTCGCTCAGCTACGCCGGGGACACCCAGCTGGAACTGATCGCCCCGGTGCAGGGGGCCAGCATCTACACCGAATTCCTCGACTCCAACGGCCCCGGTCTGCACCACATCTGCGTGGCGGCCCCGGATGCCGACGCCTTCGAAGCCGCCCTCGATGAGGCGCACGCCCGGGGTGCCCCGGTGGTCCAGCGCGGCGTCATGCCCGGCGGCATGCGGTTCGGCTATGTCAGCGCCGCCGATGCCGGCGTCCCGTACCTCGAATATGCCTACATCCCGCCCGAGATCCAGGCCTTCTTCGACCATGTGAAACAGGAGAGCAGCACGTGA
- a CDS encoding nitroreductase/quinone reductase family protein: protein MTLRYDEPSRTAKAGNRLIRWLAEAGISIAGTRALRVRGRRTGQWQAVVVNVLTVDGRDYLVSPRGNTQWARNARAAGSVQVGPWWHRRQVRAVEVPDAAKPELVKRYLDRWFWEVKGHIGGLTPGATDAELRVKTVSIPVFELVG from the coding sequence ATGACCCTGCGTTACGACGAACCGAGCCGGACCGCCAAGGCGGGCAATCGACTGATCCGCTGGCTCGCCGAGGCCGGCATCAGCATCGCGGGCACCCGGGCGCTGCGCGTCCGCGGCCGGCGCACCGGGCAGTGGCAGGCCGTGGTGGTCAACGTTCTCACCGTGGACGGCCGCGACTACCTGGTCTCACCGCGCGGCAACACCCAGTGGGCCCGTAACGCGCGGGCCGCGGGTTCGGTCCAGGTGGGACCGTGGTGGCACCGCCGGCAGGTCCGGGCCGTCGAAGTGCCCGACGCCGCCAAACCGGAATTGGTGAAGCGCTACCTCGACCGCTGGTTCTGGGAGGTCAAGGGTCACATCGGCGGCTTGACGCCGGGTGCCACCGACGCCGAGCTGCGGGTGAAGACGGTCTCGATCCCGGTGTTCGAATTGGTCGGCTGA
- a CDS encoding Rv1815 family serine proteinase, whose translation MRARLLSILVAVLAAGAPVAATPAAASPAVTPGPTVYPGMEIRQGTTMCTLGYVDMASRSALTAGHCRGDGPVTDRDGNVIGAVTLSRDNTPDGATITADYQITDWEAIALAPDVQLVDVLPGGRALVSDPELAVQKPGQPVCHFGIVTGETCGTINAVNNGWFTMTNGVVSQKGDSGGPVYVPTADGRAVIIGLFNSTWGQLPAAVSFESTGQQIIEATAIQPTNSNTGIETVFTRSSASVAPGVKPPM comes from the coding sequence GTGCGCGCACGTCTGTTGAGCATCCTCGTCGCCGTTCTCGCGGCCGGCGCGCCGGTGGCCGCCACCCCGGCGGCGGCCAGTCCGGCGGTCACTCCCGGGCCCACCGTGTATCCCGGCATGGAGATCCGGCAGGGCACCACCATGTGCACCCTCGGTTACGTCGACATGGCGTCGCGCTCGGCGCTGACGGCGGGCCACTGCCGCGGCGACGGACCGGTCACCGACCGGGACGGCAATGTCATCGGCGCGGTGACCCTGTCCAGGGACAACACCCCCGACGGCGCGACCATCACCGCCGATTACCAGATCACCGACTGGGAGGCCATCGCGCTGGCCCCCGACGTGCAGCTGGTCGATGTGCTGCCGGGTGGCCGCGCGCTGGTGTCCGATCCGGAGCTGGCGGTGCAGAAGCCGGGCCAGCCGGTGTGCCACTTCGGCATCGTCACCGGCGAGACCTGCGGCACCATCAACGCCGTGAACAACGGCTGGTTCACCATGACCAACGGCGTGGTCAGCCAGAAGGGCGATTCGGGTGGCCCGGTGTACGTGCCGACGGCCGACGGCCGCGCGGTGATCATCGGGCTGTTCAACAGCACCTGGGGCCAACTGCCCGCCGCCGTCTCGTTCGAGTCCACCGGTCAGCAGATCATCGAGGCCACCGCGATTCAGCCGACCAATTCGAACACCGGGATCGAGACCGTCTTCACCCGCAGCTCGGCGTCGGTGGCACCCGGCGTCAAGCCGCCGATGTGA